The Glycine soja cultivar W05 chromosome 19, ASM419377v2, whole genome shotgun sequence genomic sequence ATTCACTTGGTTTGTTTTCTAGGACACTAGGGAATTGTCATGTAACACAATATACATTTAAGGGATGTCATTGATttataagaaaaagggggggatGTCATTAATTTACATGATTCCGTGCAAGGTGTCAAGtcaatattttttgataaataacattaaaaaatgcaTATAAGTATGGATATGGTTGAAAGGGTGGTCATCTTCTTTTACCGGTACGCCTATGACACCCCATAATTAGCCCAAAAAAACAGATGTTGAAAAAGATTACCCAGAAAAGCAACAACCCCCAACCAACTTTTGTAGCTCCATTTCCAAACGTAATTCTGTAGTAGTACTAGTAATAAAAAATCGAACGTTGCATAATAAATTCTTGTTCAGTAATCAACAACACGTGATGTCTCTACTTATATAAACAACAAATGCTTGCACAGTGCTTAGTTGCTTGTTGggttaaattaaagtaaaaaaagctTGGGTTTTGATTCTCCATGCCATGGCTTCTCTTGTACTTCTTCTCTCTCTATTTGTGCGTCCCAAGATTAGAAGCCAAGTTTCCACTGTTGCTGCTTCCTCCTCAGATATTAAAGAAGATACTTCAACTTGGCATGTGAAATGGGAAAAGCAAAGAGAAAACAATGATCGAGATAATGGGTTGGAGGATATCATGGGAGAGAAGATTCTGCAAGAGCCAAGAGTTTGTATTCATTTGATTTAGTCAAAGAGATATCTATTGGTCATGAATCATCGTTTTGTGATAAATTATGATTGTCATCCTTGCAAAATGAACGAGTAcaatgttcaatttatcacttttagtcatttttctttaaaactatcAACTCTGCTTGTGCCCTGTTTCTATTTGTAAGCTGAGATATAATGCATAAAGAAAGCATATTGGAGGATTACCAAATTATTCTGCTAGCTCCCTTGATGCTTTACGTAGGAAACCTAGATAATCATAATGAACTCACAATTCCATGGTTTGAGAGTGCAGGCACGATGTTTATGGCTTGGTTGTTCaagcttttaaaaaattgatttgaagaaggtataaaaaaagtaatttattttttagatgttTTATAAAAGGCAAAagcttgttttttaaaaatctcaataatcagaaatcttatttattttaaagttaaacaaATTAACTAAACTAACTTTTTTGTTTAACACTAGGAAGAATATTCGAGATGAATTTCTGAAATTGAAATGATCCGTTGTAAGCCAAGCTTATATGGGGTATTTATGAGCCAATttgtttaaaactaaaataaatgctttttaaaaaaaagtgtttatttaataaatagaaaatgattttCTAAAGTAAAAACAGTTTAGacaaacacactaaaaaaataaaaataaattattttatttaaataagtattttttcaataaataagtttAGATACCCTAGCCCCTCAAACAATAAAGTTAGTGGTcggaaaagaaaaccaaaatgtATTGTTGGAGAGTTGTTTAGTTTAGGCTTGTTAGACGGCTCTTTTGCTAAATACACCAGATTTGCTAAGTACACCTcatctctttgttttctttttttatcatcaattaTACCCttttaaccccccccccccttccccctttttttttcttcaacctCTCTCTTCCTTCACACATGCTCCATTGCATCCACTTTTCGAAAAACATATTCTGCAACCCTCACCATGTAAATTTGATGAAACCATTGTAGAATAAAGGAGGGAATGAATGATACTACCATCATTGTCAAATAAAGAGAGGTCAAAGTTGCTTGGGGGTTGTAGGAAATCAAGATCCTGACATTTGCTCGCTAATACACAAGACGATTGGAAATTGGTTTGCAGGAAAGGCATGAATTGGTTGATTTTGGCAAAGGAGGAAGTGGAAGCAATGGTTTGCATTTGTTGTATCTAGTGCGGTGATGCCATTACTCCAATCCAATGGGTTGGAAAGCATGAAAAATTGGAAAGTATGTGCATGACTTTCGATCCATTAACATAATGGGTGCATGACAGTATGTGTTTTTTCTTGTAGTGGttataatttgttagttgtatttacataaaaatatgaactataaatttaaatagataTTCTATATTGGGAAGCAAAGAGTGAGAGTATAGAAAAGCTAGAGGTGAATTGGGTATGCTTGGTGGTTTCATTGATAGCAGTGGCTAGTTCTTAAGAGTCTAGGTTGTAGATGTTTCCTAAATAGTGGGTGCGGATGAAGAGGGTTTAAGATATGGGAGGCAGGGGGGGTGTAAAAATAGGGTTTAAAAGGCTATAACtgataataaaaatagagagaatGGAGGGATTTACTTAGTAAACTATGAGATGTATTAGGAAAAGCCTTATTAGACTTACTTTAAGGGCCCAATCAAGATGGCCCAAGCTCTTTATTCAAGTATATAGTATATACCTATGTATTCAATGATGTTCATACTTATTAAGCCTCAATTAAGGTTTCTCAAGCACTCTGTTCAAATGAATTTCCAGAATATTTATCCGttccaaaaataaatttcaaaacttcATTTCACGATTGaacatatttttagaaaatatttttttttaaaaaaaatatatggggAGTGTATAAGTAAAATGAGGATGCATTTAGCAATGTAATATGCTAATTTAATGACATTTGTCCTTATCCAGCATTAAGGTGGCCCAAGTCCTTTATTCAAATACGGATGCTGCTattctcattctcaccctcatttctgctcttgcacctccatTTTCCCCAAAAACAGGCAAAGACAATTCTACCCTCCCATAATTTTCCCGTATCCCCTTCCCCCACCCTTATCGAAAGCCATCCTGCAGCGCAGCTCACTCAATGTTCCtccatttttcattcttttcctcCTTAACCCCATTTTGGGTCGCTTGTAACCCCATTTCATGGAACACTTCAGGCCTCATTTTCTTTCGTGGTTATCGTTGGTTGGTCTTTGTTTTCGTTTGAAGtttgaaggtttttttttttttttttgcatttaggTCTAATGAAATCACGATTTCATTTTTTCAAGGGATGAAACAAAATTCTGATTCTAATATATGTATGGGTAAAATCATAacgaaatttttatattatatatttaaatttaactcattcttacaaaatcaatttataatttaataattgtgATCTTTAATATATCTTCTCATGTTGAGGATTAAACATCTCAAATGTAAAATTTACGGGATTAAATATTTGTGAGTCATCCAATGACTACTCGATATTAGATAACATGATTGGTCCAACAAcaaatactattttaaaatataaattttagatctaattcaactttaaaaaaaataacttgtaaAGTAAAAGTTActccatttatatatattactttgttCCTATTATTAATCTAGGTGAAATGTCCAAGGTTGAATtcataaaatagaataaaaaacgTGAAATCTCCAACATTCAATtcataaaatagaataaaaaaagagactTAAACCTATCCTCAATCCAACCGACGACACCTCTTTATATAGCTGTTGTTGTTGGGAATcaatttacattaattaaaatcaagatATTAAATACTTGTTCTCATTATGAGCCTCCACGTgattaaaatgtataaaaaaaattcacacattTAATACAATTACCAATAGGCTCTGGCAGTGACAGTGTCAAGAATGCCCTTTAAAATGattctgttttctttttgtgaCGATCTAAATGGACCCAGGTAAGTCTCTCACGTCCCTTTCACTTCAAATTCAAAGTGGTGAATAGTTCTCATGCATTATTATGCCCATTACATGTCAACCAATAGTGCATTGAGTTAGATTTTGCTCAACTAATGATGCTGCCGCATAATCCACTCCTCACGTCTAGTCCTAAATCCACGAGCTGTAAATGTGGCCACAAATCACTTTCccacatttaattttaaataatgcaTGATTCACACACTCACTTACACATATCaatttgtatttatattattttttattatcattaaccACTCCAATATCTCCACAGTGCTTAAATTTTTGATAATTATTGATGATCGAACACTTTAACATCTAGATGGTATCTGAAAGAGAAAGCTAAGGAAGAAAAGCTGGAAAGTGATGAATCAACATTTGAATCATTGATGGAAGGGATATTTAGATTTAGGTCTTTTCGTTTGagttgaaacaaaataaaaaataagaaaaaatgaaacgtAAAAATAAGATGAGATTTACATTTTTACATTCtaattcaattcaaatatttcatcttaatttatttttatttcatttcttttcattttacgTACATATCCTTGATATCCACTGTGTCTCGAatagaattattataaaaacccGAACAGATAGAATTTAATGAGTATCCATCATCATTAGTtaccattttatattatcaatttgtTAGAAATTATGTTTGACATGATAGTATAGAAATATGTTGCATTGTCACAacgtatttattttttcaaaaaaagatttaatatcATAGAAAAAaggtaataaatatttatcgaGTGTTTTATCCATTAACTTGATGCAAGATACCTGTATGCTGTTTCTTCCCTTTAAAACGACgtcgttttaaattttgagagttGTGTTAATATTATTCTCAAAACAGTATTTTGAAGAAATAGTATGAAAATAACTTAAGAAGGAACAACAGataagtcaatttttttatacaagatGCATGTATGTATGCCTTGGTAATTAGGAGCATCGCTCTAGTTTGAAGAATTCTGAGCCCCATGCACAGAGCAAAGTTAAAGGATGCCCTGTTAAGCCATGTGAGATAACATTATTTGGTTTTGATTGATTTCGATACTGATTTTAGCTGTAACAGTACACGtgttaaaaaatgtatatagtGTTGCACCTATTTTTGtcttaaaagtaataaaattcttGTTAGAAACTAAAACGAAAGACATATACAATTAGATCATTCATTCTCTCTGTTTGTTTTGAAGATGCATGGTGCCTGAAAAATTAGCTTCTTCTATAACAAAAGCTGAAATATAACTTCCTATATTGAACCTATTACTATTTTGTTGATATACGTAACATTATTCCATGGTGTCTTAATAATTAGTAagttagtttttatatataagattcaAATTCGAACTTCTGTTCATTACTTTTTATAAGAACTActtcataatattaaaaaatatttagaagagagaaaaaaacattaataacactaatagttttaaaatatatatataaatttaagataaatttattgcttattaaatgaattaatattttttttaattagaatgaattaaataattgagttataaataaaaataaaattactccaACTAATCACGTCaactttaattaattgattatggGAAAGAATCCATTAAGGAAACTCTAACATATTCATTTCTCATTTGCTTCTTTCTCAATGagaggtatttttttaatcatttgggagattgttttttcaaaattaccaaatgaaaatactttttgaattaatttttatttaaagataagtCATAAATCTTTATACAACTTCAGTTTTAAAAGATATAACCTTATAATTAGATTtcgtataaaaatttattacttcTATTAAGTCGTGACTACTTTTATACTTTATTCCTACATgagaattaattcaaaaactaCTCTCATTTAGTGATTTTCAAAAAAAGTTACCCTTGGGTTAAAAAGCCAACTTTGAGAGCTCATGGCTCCTAATAAATGGAATATCATTGTACTAAAAGttcttaaaaatatgttatataaGTTCagctaattaatatatatatatatatatatatatatatatatatatatatatttagttagttagttagttcagcttatatttataaatcgtgtaacattatattttaatatatactttaaattttatataaatatatattttaaatagtacAAATTAAAtcatactcttttttttactgcattaagtattttttttatcactaataatgaaaatttcaaagtttatcaataacaacattaattattatcacGATTGGTATGTCAATATCTATCTCCATACGTACGGCTCCTACTATCAAGGAAGTCATTTTACTTAATTCCCACGATTAGAAAGCAAACCACAAACAACcatataaaatcaataaaataataataaaaatctatttAATATATAGAGAGATTAATAACCAACGTGTAAATCAATTAGCCTGAAATTGTTTCACCTTAAATAATAGTCTCAAGTTGGAGTATTCTAGGTATATATAATtacgttaaatatttaaagaaattacttAATTGATAATGGATAAACTTTAGGGGTATAACGATATTAATGCTAGTATCTAGAGGTTTTTTaatcaacaacaaagaaaatttgATTAAGAGAGATGATAATTAAAGGCCATAAGGAatacccaattttttttttaggagaaTTCACTCTTACAACTATGTAAGACATAcctaaaatactaataattaacCACAATAGGTAAGCTCTAAGGATCTAACAGTCGTCTAATTAGTAAGTacgttttttttcttaactggTTTTGttttcttacattttttatttattttgtatagacaaataattttaaatattacaaattaGGTCATATTCAGTTCTCAGCACTAATAATGAAACTTTCGAAGTTTATCAATAACACCAATAATTATCATCACGAGAGATATGTCAATATCTATCTCCTACGTACGGCTCCTACTATGTATCAAGAGAAGTCATTTTAATTGATTCCTTATGATCAGAAAGCACACCAAACattcaatcaataaaataatcgagatttattatatatattgataatattattcttagatttgttttcttttcatttttaaacaGAGATGAAGaaattcatattttctttttcatgaaaagtaaatgtaaaataaaaataaataaaaattcaactatagaataacattttgaatttcaactaGCAAATGAATTGTctagcttttctttttcatgtgcATATGAGTTGTCGGGTGATTGTACACCATATAATTCCTACACACATAAAGAATTTTTTGCGTTCCATTAATTAATACATATAGAATTCAAATGTACTAACCAATGCCACGTGATTTTGTATTAGATCTAATATTAATAGGACCCACACTCAATTCTACATGTCGTTATTACGTATGCTAGACATATATACCATTTAATTTACGTGGTCCACATATAAGCATCATATGTTTTTCTTCCAAGCACACTCTTTTAgatacactttttattttacaaaatttattaaaaaaatacaaaatgtgGTAGGCTTGcttcttatttaatgagttccacttataattatataattttattaataataaaaattcacccaaaaaatacataaaaaatatgctCCTAACACTCTCcttatatatgtttaattatttattattttcaaatcttTATGAAGGTCGGTAATTTGCATACATTGCTTTGTGCTATTGTATAATAATGATTGATAAGCATCTTCCATTCTGTAAATTTGAGTGAgtcattaacaatttttttatcacatcatattatttatctattttatttatacttttgtcccttctctttttttatggTGTCAAATAACTTTCAGATGTctatcattcaattttttaacatgaaaaatactataaacattctcttttaaatatattttatcttattgattaaaatttttaaaaaattacaaaagtttATAAGTCTGATTTCTTATTCAATGaatatatcttgattttgtaatatttaatattttgtgttaTTTAGTGATTTAAATTAGTAGCGTAAATTTATACTTATTTAATAACTTATCTTTGTAATGTTGTTTATTTATGACTTAAGGTTAAAtgaattaatgttatatttgtttatttttaatattatgttagattatttaagagtaaatttttggtttatttgtagtgatttttttaattaatattttattattatttaaaagtgCAGGTCACAAGTCAGATGTTACAAATATGAGTATGGATATATAAGTATAAGTGAATGTGAGGATGTGGATTAAAGTTGCAACTTGATATATATATGGAGCACATGGAGACGGGTAGTATTGTTATTGTATACGACTAGGGAAAATTTATGCAGTTAAGTTCAAATTCCACTGTGtaggttttctttcttttttaatgggTGCATGCCACAGATTTGAATGCTAAAACAAATAGTCCTTCAATGGTAGCAATTTGTTGTGGTGTTAATGAAGGAAATAATTGTATGCaacataagaaaattaaagCATCATATCTCGGATAATAAAAGAACGTGAGCCCAACGGATATATATAAATGGAACAGGGAAACAAAAGGCGACAGAATAATTTAAAACGGaggaagaaacaaacaaaacgGAAAAAAGCGCGCGCGGAAGAGAAGGTGCATGGCTATGTCGCCAAAGCAAGCGACACGCGAGGTGCGTTGCGGTGACCCCGTGGTGGCTTGTTTATACTCCCAATCACGTTCACATCTGATGCTGACGTGGCGTTTCTCTGTCCCTCTGATCCACATTTCACCGGCTGCGGCCCCACGCTAACCGCCTTCTCGCACCGACAGCTCACCAACAAACCGTTTCCACCTTTCCGCTTCCACTTTTCTTCCACGGCCACGCCATTGGAAATGGCCTCGTCGTGTCCCTCCGCGGTGGTCACGCTCCACTCGATGCTCGCCTCGCTCGGTTCGTACCATTCGgttatcgtttgagttgttgaACCTTCTTCCATGCTTCTTCGGCCGTAGAAGAATCCTGTCGCGGTGGCGGTGCTggaggcggcggcggcggctTCGTCGAACGAGTCTCTGCTGTTGCGGCGGTACGCGGCGGGGTAGGTTGACTGTGTCGCGGTGGAGAAGCTCTCGATCTCGAAGAGATCGGAGCTCGCGTCGCTCGCGGCGTCGTCTTCCACGACGACTCGCGCCTTCGCCGGTAATGGATAGTTGAGTTGCTTCGGCGACGGATTTGGAGACGGCTCGTCCGGCGGACGGAAAACCTCCAGGGATTCACGCGGTGGATCTTCCTCGACGATGCCGTTTACGTTCGCGAGCTTTAGTTTCGTGATTGGATTGTTAGGGTTTAGCACAGGGAAAGTGAATCCGTCCGTGAACGGAACTCTCACGGAGCTAACAACTCTGTGAGAGTTGGAATTATGAAATCGTTGCGATTTTGCAGCGATAATTGTTGCTGTTGCCGGTGCTGGTGCCAGTGCTGGTGTTTGATTCAGAATCCAATTATTCGGTGTGATGTGATTACgaacgttgttgttgttgtgatgTTCGGTATCTCTTTCTTGTTGTGATATCTGAGTTTTTGATTCTTGTGTTGATTCTTTGACTCGAACTGATTTTTTCCCCGTGCATGGGCATTTTCGCCTCAGGAGCCAAATTGATTTGGAGAGTTTGGGGTTTTGGAGGTTTTTAGGGTTTTGAGGGTTTTGCATTGAGACAGGGATTGCACCTGGAGGGTGAGATAGCAACCCTGTTTGGCTGTTCCAGCTGGCTTCTGAGGAAGCCGTTGGGGTTACCACGTGGAAGGAACGCCCTCTGTAGTTTCTAATGTGGGCGTAGCTGTCCACAGAAGATGAAGCAGAGGAGTATCTGGTGGCTTCTGTGATGGTGACATCACCCCTCTCTGGAATTCTCTCCATGGGAGAGACTCTGCTGATGCTAACCTTTTgaatgttgttattgttgtcatTGTCGTCGTCATCGTTGAAGTATTTGCGAGCATCGAAGATGCTAAGCTCAGTGGTGGCATCTTCAAGAGGAGCAGCAGTAATTGTTGTTGCCTTGTTACCTGGCCTGAGATAGGATGAGAAAGAAGCATCTCTATCTCTCACCGTCTTCATCATTATCGCTCTTtccaataaaatatgtttttgcaaCTGAAAAAACTGAGCTGTTGTTGCATTTGGAATTCCTTGTGCTTGATATATATGTGCTGAGGTCTCTGTTCTCACTTGTGCTGACACTGATCAATTATGAGGCTGTAAAAACTAGAAACATCGTATgcccttctcttcctttttttaattttttatttttcttgcctCTGTAATGAAACAAATTCCCCCCAACCTATGATCTGACTCACTCACTTTCTCGGTGTATTAGGAGTAAACAACAAAAGTCTGAATTTTTAAAGCGGAATGTCATGACTAGATTATGATATCTGTGTAGATAGAGTGATGGAATGGCCAATTATGTGTGATACTTCATCATTTGGATGCATCATGGCCATCTGTTAGTAGCTATCTCTGTCTACAGAGTTAATCATTGAGAAAAAGTTCGATGCCTTTCGATTTGTAGGCTAAAGTTAACAGTAGTTTGGACTGACATAGAGCAGTTAAAAAAAGGGTACAACAAGAAAAGTATTTACTTTTTCTACACAATTTTAGGAGTTATATTATTCATAGTTTCATGcaacacatttttttacaaCACTTCCACCAAGTTACTTTTCTCCATTACATCATGCATCTTATCACATACAAAACTCTTGTATGAAATGTTGTACGGAGTTGAAGTATAATTAACATTTCTCCAATTTAATAGGTTGATGATTCTCCATGCTTGTAAAATTTCTATCAGGTACAGTTTATTGAAATAGAGATGTACTAGATCTTGACAACGCTTCTTGGATTCTTAGTTGTAGTGTATCAGATAGTTATGAATGTGTGCAACAAACTGGATGCTACACCTCAAATTCCATTGGTAGGTAGAGCTATTATACATATAATACAGTAAGCTATTGTCAAAATATAACTAATGTTGCTTTAGGACTTTATGTTGATATATGATACAGACATTTTAAGCactttgaattaattattgacCTCTTTTATTGCTATAACTCATCTTGGAATGACAGAAGAAAGTTAGGTCCATGCTGTATGGCTCTTTAAGAGCTTCAATAAGACTCCAGAGTCCAGGACAATTAAGTTTACTATTTGAGAGACATAAAAATTGCTTGAATCACTTTTTTCCTTGATGGATTGTTTCCCAACTCAAGATCTGTGACTGTTTCTCCCGTTCTTTTCCttattttctaagtttcctcTTGGATGAGGCCGCCTGATAAGTTTGGTGGTGCTGATTGAATAAAGTAGGCAAAGAAGCACGTCCTATCTGACATCAAACATCAGCCAGGTAGCAACGTGAATGAGTGAGGGTCCATTGCATTTGACATTTAGGGATGAAGGTATGTCTGAACTCTTGGGAGACCATAAAGAACTGTCTTTATGGGTACCCAATCAATTATCAGAGGTGGATTGGTTTTGGAAGCAGTGCATGGTGGGCCACCATTAACCTTCTAGGTAACATGGACTGCTTTACTGCCTGCCTTTAGACAAGTTATGCATGGCTCTTGAGCAGGTGGTGGTCCTCATTTTGCCTTAGGAACAAGATTTTGGTCACATTCTTTCTATCAGATAACATAATATAATGTTTTCACTCGACAAATCTCTAACTCGTTATCAATCTCTTTTCCTTTACAAAATTTAGCTTGGTTGATATTGCTGAATAATAC encodes the following:
- the LOC114399464 gene encoding protein PHYTOCHROME KINASE SUBSTRATE 4, with protein sequence MMKTVRDRDASFSSYLRPGNKATTITAAPLEDATTELSIFDARKYFNDDDDNDNNNNIQKVSISRVSPMERIPERGDVTITEATRYSSASSSVDSYAHIRNYRGRSFHVVTPTASSEASWNSQTGLLSHPPGAIPVSMQNPQNPKNLQNPKLSKSIWLLRRKCPCTGKKSVRVKESTQESKTQISQQERDTEHHNNNNVRNHITPNNWILNQTPALAPAPATATIIAAKSQRFHNSNSHRVVSSVRVPFTDGFTFPVLNPNNPITKLKLANVNGIVEEDPPRESLEVFRPPDEPSPNPSPKQLNYPLPAKARVVVEDDAASDASSDLFEIESFSTATQSTYPAAYRRNSRDSFDEAAAAASSTATATGFFYGRRSMEEGSTTQTITEWYEPSEASIEWSVTTAEGHDEAISNGVAVEEKWKRKGGNGLLVSCRCEKAVSVGPQPVKCGSEGQRNATSASDVNVIGSINKPPRGHRNAPRVSLALAT